A stretch of Chitinophaga caeni DNA encodes these proteins:
- a CDS encoding ribonucleoside-diphosphate reductase small subunit gives MNNENEILLKENKDRFVLLPINYPKIWEMYKRHEASFWTAEEIDLSGDLKDWANMSDGERHFISHVLAFFAASDGIVNENLAVNFMSEVQIPEARCFYGFQIMMENIHSETYALLIDTYVKDPAEKDRLFHAVETVPAVKKKAEWALRWIENGNFAERLVAFAAVEGIFFSGSFCSIFWLKKRGLMPGLTFSNELISRDEGMHCEFACLLYSMLEGKLSETQVHEIIGDAVAIEKEFIIDALPAALIGMNSELMSQYIEFVADRWLSELGCKKMFNTANPFDFMEMISLQGKTNFFEKRVGDYQKAGVLGGNKDAQTFSLDEDF, from the coding sequence ATGAACAACGAGAATGAGATACTTCTAAAAGAAAACAAAGACAGGTTTGTTTTATTACCGATTAATTATCCCAAGATCTGGGAAATGTACAAGAGGCATGAGGCTAGTTTTTGGACTGCTGAAGAGATTGATTTGAGCGGCGACTTAAAAGATTGGGCGAATATGTCGGATGGCGAGCGTCATTTTATTTCCCATGTATTAGCTTTTTTCGCTGCTAGTGACGGTATTGTTAATGAAAACCTGGCCGTGAACTTCATGAGCGAAGTTCAAATCCCGGAAGCCCGTTGTTTTTACGGTTTCCAAATCATGATGGAAAATATTCACTCCGAAACATATGCATTGCTGATCGACACTTACGTGAAAGATCCGGCAGAGAAAGACCGTTTGTTCCACGCCGTAGAAACTGTTCCTGCTGTGAAGAAGAAAGCAGAATGGGCTTTGCGTTGGATTGAGAACGGGAATTTTGCAGAGCGCCTCGTAGCTTTTGCCGCGGTAGAAGGCATTTTCTTCTCCGGTAGCTTCTGTTCTATCTTCTGGTTGAAAAAGCGCGGTTTAATGCCGGGTTTAACTTTCTCAAACGAATTGATCAGCCGCGATGAAGGGATGCACTGTGAATTTGCTTGCTTGTTATACAGCATGTTGGAAGGAAAATTATCCGAAACGCAAGTGCATGAAATCATCGGGGATGCCGTTGCTATTGAGAAAGAATTTATTATCGATGCTTTACCTGCTGCCCTGATCGGGATGAATAGCGAGTTGATGAGCCAGTATATCGAGTTCGTTGCGGATCGTTGGTTGTCGGAACTGGGTTGTAAGAAAATGTTTAACACTGCCAACCCGTTTGATTTCATGGAGATGATTTCATTGCAAGGTAAAACGAACTTCTTCGAGAAGAGGGTCGGTGATTATCAAAAAGCCGGCGTTTTGGGCGGTAACAAGGATGCCCAGACGTTTAGTCTCGATGAAGATTTTTAG
- a CDS encoding M15 family metallopeptidase, with product MKKIPILCLFLICRYAFAQHIPKNQYGLEVINTMELYQQSVQIDSNQLMVPLKDWLRGLHYDIRYATRHNFTGSKLYDTAFVLVRLPVAKALKAVNDSLQKMGYCLLIFDGYRPYSVTEKMWKIVPDDRYAADPKKGSGHNRGAAIDLSIYDLNHHHPLKMPTDFDDFTDLAHHDYIITDPEVRKNRALLKSLMEWQGFKALSTEWWHYYLPDYKKYPLMDVDFESLIEGK from the coding sequence CCCAGCATATCCCCAAGAATCAATACGGTTTAGAAGTGATCAATACGATGGAATTATATCAACAATCCGTTCAAATTGATTCCAATCAATTAATGGTTCCATTGAAAGATTGGCTGCGGGGATTACACTATGATATCCGTTATGCTACCCGGCACAATTTCACAGGTTCCAAACTCTATGACACTGCCTTTGTTTTGGTGAGGCTCCCGGTTGCCAAAGCATTGAAAGCCGTGAATGACAGTTTGCAAAAGATGGGTTACTGCTTATTGATATTCGATGGTTATAGACCTTATAGCGTTACTGAAAAAATGTGGAAAATTGTTCCGGACGATCGCTACGCTGCCGATCCCAAAAAAGGTTCAGGCCATAACCGGGGTGCGGCAATAGATTTAAGTATTTATGACTTAAACCATCATCATCCCTTAAAAATGCCTACCGACTTTGATGATTTTACCGATCTCGCGCATCATGACTATATTATCACTGATCCCGAAGTAAGGAAGAACAGGGCCTTACTAAAAAGCTTGATGGAATGGCAAGGATTCAAAGCATTATCCACCGAATGGTGGCATTATTACCTGCCCGATTATAAAAAATATCCCTTGATGGATGTAGATTTCGAGTCATTAATCGAAGGAAAATAG
- a CDS encoding class I SAM-dependent methyltransferase, producing MWNATLYKEQHAFVFEYGNDLLSWLDPKEGEHILDVGCGTGELTAKIAEPGAIVTGIDQSPEMIESARSHYPELRFEVADITELSLGQEYDAIFSNATLHWVLEKEKAAAQMRRHLKPGGRLVLEMGGLNNVKSLSDAVSKELLKSNYAFPAVWYFPSAARYTTVLEHQGLTIRKVMYFDRETELKDGENGIVEWLEMFGGHFFVNVPPAEKQRIMYTVQENLRPTHFRDGKWFLDYKRLRIHAERPASH from the coding sequence ATGTGGAACGCAACTTTATATAAAGAACAGCACGCCTTCGTATTCGAATATGGTAATGACCTCCTTTCGTGGTTAGATCCCAAGGAAGGGGAGCATATACTGGACGTAGGTTGCGGTACAGGAGAATTAACGGCCAAGATCGCCGAACCTGGAGCGATCGTTACAGGGATCGACCAATCCCCGGAAATGATCGAAAGCGCCCGCAGCCACTATCCTGAACTCCGCTTCGAAGTAGCAGACATCACGGAATTAAGCTTGGGCCAAGAGTACGATGCCATCTTTTCAAACGCTACCCTCCATTGGGTCCTGGAAAAGGAAAAAGCCGCAGCTCAAATGCGCAGGCATCTTAAACCCGGCGGCAGGCTGGTTTTAGAAATGGGGGGATTGAATAATGTAAAGTCGCTATCAGATGCCGTAAGCAAGGAATTGTTGAAAAGCAATTACGCCTTTCCCGCGGTATGGTACTTCCCTTCTGCAGCCCGGTATACGACCGTTTTGGAACACCAAGGATTAACGATCAGGAAAGTAATGTACTTCGACCGGGAAACGGAACTGAAAGACGGCGAAAATGGCATCGTGGAATGGTTGGAAATGTTTGGCGGTCATTTCTTCGTGAATGTACCCCCGGCCGAAAAACAACGCATCATGTACACCGTGCAAGAGAACCTGCGACCCACACATTTCCGTGACGGTAAATGGTTCCTCGATTATAAACGCTTGCGTATCCACGCCGAAAGACCGGCAAGTCATTAA
- a CDS encoding TrmH family RNA methyltransferase, which produces MTPERSARLLSVLNKRQPDITVVMDNVFDPHNVAAVMRSCDAVGIQEIYTLKNTIPLKKRYGFKSSSSASEWLTVHAFSEVDALFDALRKKYDTILTTHLSDNAKTLHEVNFASGSIAIVFGNEKYGVSDEVREKSDGDMIIPQVGIIKSLNISVACAVTIYEAFRQKQLAGHYDQRRLSDTQFESLKTEWGFLPGDAEFPVI; this is translated from the coding sequence ATGACACCAGAACGTTCTGCAAGATTATTATCCGTACTCAACAAACGCCAACCTGACATAACCGTAGTGATGGATAATGTATTTGATCCGCATAACGTTGCAGCAGTAATGCGCTCTTGCGATGCCGTGGGCATACAGGAGATTTATACGCTCAAGAATACGATCCCATTGAAAAAACGCTACGGTTTTAAGAGTTCTTCCAGCGCATCGGAATGGTTGACCGTACATGCCTTTTCAGAAGTAGATGCCTTATTTGATGCGCTACGAAAAAAATATGATACCATCCTGACGACACATTTATCGGATAATGCCAAAACTTTACATGAGGTGAACTTTGCCTCGGGGAGCATCGCCATTGTTTTTGGCAATGAAAAATATGGTGTCAGTGATGAAGTACGTGAAAAATCTGATGGTGACATGATTATCCCCCAGGTTGGAATTATCAAATCGTTGAACATTTCAGTGGCATGTGCAGTAACTATTTATGAAGCATTTAGGCAAAAGCAACTGGCCGGACATTATGATCAACGTCGTTTAAGTGATACACAATTCGAATCCCTCAAAACAGAATGGGGATTTTTACCCGGTGATGCTGAATTTCCGGTTATATGA
- the leuD gene encoding 3-isopropylmalate dehydratase small subunit, with protein sequence MDKTFKNLVSTVVPVPIENIDTDQIIPARFLKATTRDGFGENLFRDWRYNEDGSPKPDFVLNNPIYSGEILVAGKNFGCGSSREHAAWAIGDAGFKVVVSSFFADIFKNNALNNFILPVQVTDEYLNKIFTAVEADPKATLSVDLEAQTITITSTGESAQFDINPYKKTCLLNGYDDIDYLLNLRPEIENYEASRPFNF encoded by the coding sequence ATGGATAAAACTTTTAAGAACCTGGTGTCAACGGTAGTACCCGTTCCAATTGAAAATATCGACACGGATCAGATTATCCCGGCACGTTTCCTAAAAGCCACGACCAGGGATGGTTTTGGTGAAAACTTATTCCGCGATTGGCGCTATAACGAAGATGGTTCTCCCAAACCGGATTTCGTGCTGAACAACCCTATCTATAGCGGGGAAATCCTAGTAGCAGGCAAGAACTTCGGTTGCGGTTCTTCGCGGGAACACGCGGCTTGGGCCATCGGTGATGCCGGGTTCAAAGTTGTAGTGAGCAGCTTCTTTGCCGATATCTTCAAGAACAATGCCTTGAACAACTTCATCCTTCCGGTACAGGTAACCGATGAATATTTAAATAAAATTTTTACAGCGGTGGAAGCCGATCCCAAAGCTACCCTTTCCGTAGACTTGGAAGCGCAAACCATCACGATCACCAGCACGGGGGAATCGGCACAATTCGACATCAATCCTTATAAGAAGACTTGTTTGTTGAACGGTTATGATGATATCGATTACCTGCTGAACCTCCGCCCGGAAATTGAAAATTACGAAGCTAGCAGACCATTTAATTTCTAA
- a CDS encoding 2-isopropylmalate synthase: MDNNRVYIFDTTLRDGEQVPGCQLTTVEKIVVAKELEALGVDIIEAGFPISSPGDFQSVVEISKAVSEPVICALTRANTADIDAAAEALRFAKRGRIHTGIGASDMHIKYKFNSTRENILERAVAAVKYARKFTDDVEFYAEDAGRADIEYLAQMVEAVIAAGATTVNIPDTNGYCLPDQYGAKIKYLADNVKNIDKAIISVHCHNDLGLATANSIAGVVNGARQVECTINGIGERAGNTSLEEVAMIFKTHHALGYQTNINSKKIYGISNLISQMMRMPVQPNKAIVGRNAFAHSSGIHQDGVLKHRENYEILNPEDLGIQSNSIILTARSGRHALKHHLERLGYKIDKINLDEVYQRFLEMADQKKEINDHDLLVLMGDGSDSNYDDDAIKVTLLQVVCGDPLRPMATVRLKIKGEEKEASSTGNGPVNATLNAIHEIVKDEIELDEFSVQSMRGGSNDVSKVNMHVRSQGKSYYGFGYSTDIVSASVNAYVDALNKIF; the protein is encoded by the coding sequence ATGGATAATAATCGCGTTTATATATTTGATACTACCCTGCGTGACGGGGAACAAGTTCCGGGTTGCCAGTTGACGACCGTTGAGAAGATTGTCGTCGCAAAGGAATTGGAAGCACTGGGAGTTGATATTATCGAAGCAGGTTTCCCCATTTCCAGTCCCGGCGATTTCCAAAGCGTGGTGGAAATCTCCAAAGCCGTTTCCGAGCCGGTTATCTGCGCTTTGACACGTGCCAACACCGCGGACATTGACGCCGCGGCAGAAGCACTGCGTTTTGCCAAACGTGGCCGTATCCACACGGGTATCGGCGCCAGCGATATGCACATTAAATACAAGTTCAACAGCACCCGTGAAAATATATTGGAACGTGCCGTAGCTGCCGTAAAATATGCCCGTAAATTTACTGACGACGTGGAGTTTTACGCGGAAGATGCCGGTCGTGCGGATATTGAATACCTCGCGCAAATGGTAGAAGCAGTTATTGCTGCCGGCGCTACCACCGTGAATATCCCGGACACAAACGGTTATTGCCTGCCCGATCAATACGGTGCTAAAATTAAATACCTGGCAGATAACGTGAAAAACATCGATAAAGCCATTATCTCTGTTCACTGCCACAATGACCTTGGCTTAGCTACCGCCAACTCGATCGCGGGAGTAGTCAACGGCGCCCGCCAGGTAGAATGCACAATTAATGGTATCGGTGAAAGAGCGGGAAATACTTCGTTGGAAGAAGTTGCGATGATCTTTAAAACACATCATGCCCTCGGTTACCAAACCAATATCAACTCTAAAAAGATATACGGCATCAGCAACCTCATCTCGCAAATGATGCGCATGCCCGTACAGCCGAACAAGGCTATCGTAGGTAGAAATGCCTTTGCTCACAGCTCCGGCATTCACCAAGATGGTGTTTTGAAACACAGGGAAAACTACGAAATCCTGAATCCGGAAGACCTGGGTATTCAATCCAACTCCATCATCCTTACTGCACGCAGTGGTAGGCACGCATTGAAACATCACTTGGAAAGACTGGGTTACAAGATCGACAAGATCAACCTGGATGAAGTGTACCAACGCTTCCTCGAAATGGCCGACCAGAAAAAAGAAATTAACGACCACGATTTGTTGGTATTAATGGGCGACGGTTCTGATTCCAATTATGATGATGATGCGATCAAGGTAACCCTGTTGCAAGTGGTTTGTGGAGATCCTTTAAGACCGATGGCAACCGTCAGGCTGAAAATCAAAGGTGAAGAAAAAGAAGCCAGCTCAACGGGGAATGGTCCGGTAAATGCCACCTTAAACGCTATTCATGAAATCGTTAAAGACGAAATCGAGTTGGATGAGTTTAGCGTGCAATCCATGCGCGGCGGTAGCAACGATGTTAGTAAAGTAAATATGCATGTTCGTAGCCAAGGCAAATCATACTATGGTTTCGGTTATTCAACCGACATCGTAAGCGCTAGCGTGAATGCTTACGTGGATGCATTAAACAAAATATTCTAG
- the leuC gene encoding 3-isopropylmalate dehydratase large subunit, which yields MGKTLFDKIWENHVVASQPGHPDVIYINTHFIHEVTSPQAFDGLRKRGIPVFRPNKTRATADHNVPTMDQHLPIKEALSRKQVEMLTENTAAFGVELYGLGHPYQGIVHVIGPELGITLPGMTIVCGDSHTSTHGAFGAIAFGIGTSEVEQVLATQCILQYKPKRMKIEINGQLKPGVVSKDIILYIISKISASGATGYFVEYAGEAIRSLSMEARMTICNMSIEMGARGGMIAPDEVTFDYIKGREFAPQGADWDKALEYWKTLYSDADAQFESVLTFEADDIEPMITYGTNPGMGMGVTQHIPALTEIAEHEKPSFSKSLSYMDLQPGSQLLGKKVDYVFIGSCTNSRIEDLRQVAEFVKGKQKADDVTVWIVPGSKQVEAQAIEEGIDKVFESAGFQLRQPGCSACLGMNEDKIPAGKYCISTSNRNFEGRQGPNARTFLASPLTAAAAAITGKVVDVREMLAS from the coding sequence ATGGGAAAAACATTATTTGACAAAATTTGGGAGAACCACGTTGTAGCGAGCCAACCAGGGCACCCGGATGTAATTTACATCAACACGCATTTTATCCACGAAGTAACCAGCCCGCAGGCCTTCGATGGTTTGCGTAAAAGGGGCATCCCTGTTTTCAGACCCAATAAGACCCGCGCCACTGCCGACCATAATGTGCCTACGATGGATCAGCACCTGCCGATCAAGGAAGCATTGAGCCGCAAACAGGTTGAAATGTTAACTGAAAACACCGCGGCTTTCGGCGTAGAGCTATACGGACTCGGCCATCCGTATCAAGGTATCGTTCACGTAATCGGGCCGGAGCTGGGCATTACCCTACCGGGCATGACCATCGTTTGCGGTGATAGCCACACTAGCACGCACGGCGCTTTCGGCGCTATCGCATTCGGTATCGGTACTTCCGAGGTAGAACAAGTTTTGGCAACACAATGTATCCTTCAATACAAACCGAAAAGGATGAAAATTGAAATCAACGGCCAGTTAAAACCGGGCGTGGTTTCGAAAGACATCATCTTATATATTATCTCCAAGATCTCTGCCTCTGGCGCTACCGGTTATTTCGTGGAATATGCCGGGGAAGCTATCCGTAGCCTGAGCATGGAAGCCCGCATGACCATCTGCAACATGAGCATCGAAATGGGCGCCCGCGGCGGTATGATTGCCCCTGATGAAGTAACATTCGATTATATCAAGGGTCGCGAATTTGCACCCCAAGGCGCTGATTGGGACAAAGCCCTGGAATATTGGAAAACGTTGTATTCGGATGCAGATGCTCAATTTGAGAGTGTATTAACATTCGAGGCCGATGATATTGAACCGATGATTACCTACGGCACCAACCCGGGAATGGGCATGGGTGTAACACAACACATCCCGGCGCTTACCGAGATCGCGGAACATGAAAAACCGTCCTTCTCGAAATCCCTCTCCTATATGGACTTACAACCGGGCAGCCAATTGCTCGGCAAGAAAGTGGATTATGTATTTATCGGTAGCTGCACCAACAGCCGTATCGAAGACTTACGCCAGGTGGCCGAGTTTGTGAAAGGTAAGCAGAAGGCCGATGATGTAACCGTATGGATCGTTCCGGGTTCCAAGCAAGTGGAAGCGCAAGCTATTGAAGAAGGTATTGATAAAGTATTTGAATCTGCCGGGTTCCAATTGCGCCAACCGGGATGCTCCGCTTGCCTGGGCATGAACGAAGACAAAATTCCCGCTGGAAAATATTGTATCTCTACATCTAACAGGAACTTCGAAGGAAGGCAAGGCCCTAATGCCCGCACTTTCCTGGCTAGCCCTTTAACGGCTGCCGCAGCCGCCATCACCGGTAAAGTAGTAGATGTAAGGGAAATGTTAGCATCATAA
- the leuB gene encoding 3-isopropylmalate dehydrogenase — translation MGISKKILVIPGDGIGQEVTTWGKKVLETIADNYGHQFTFDEGIMGHVAIEATGEPLPAETLEKAKQSDAILFGAIGHAKYDNDPTLKVRPEQGLLKIRKELGLYANLRPIKLFDDLLQASSIKPEILQGADILFFRELTGDVYFGEKKRSEDRNTASDLMIYHKYEVERIARKAFEAARTRKKKLCSVDKANVLEASRLWREVVQELAKEYPDVETEHMFIDNAAMQLIKDPKRFDVVVTGNLFGDILTDEASQVAGSMGMLASASVGDKVGFYEPIHGSAHDIAGKGLANPLASILSAALLLDISFGLQEESQRIIKAVDASLRQGFRTMDIATKHTENQFLLGTEAMGLKVIENLT, via the coding sequence ATGGGTATTTCGAAAAAAATATTAGTCATCCCGGGAGATGGAATCGGTCAAGAGGTTACAACCTGGGGTAAAAAGGTGTTGGAAACAATAGCGGATAATTACGGTCATCAATTCACATTTGATGAAGGTATCATGGGGCATGTTGCCATCGAAGCAACCGGGGAACCTTTGCCTGCCGAAACATTAGAAAAGGCAAAACAATCCGATGCTATCTTATTCGGCGCCATCGGTCATGCCAAATATGATAATGATCCTACCCTGAAAGTACGGCCGGAACAAGGTTTGCTGAAAATCAGGAAAGAGCTGGGACTCTATGCCAACCTTCGCCCGATCAAATTATTCGATGACTTGCTGCAAGCATCGAGCATTAAGCCCGAAATACTTCAAGGTGCCGACATCCTGTTCTTCCGCGAATTGACCGGGGATGTATACTTCGGGGAGAAGAAACGCTCCGAAGACAGGAACACTGCTTCGGACCTGATGATCTATCATAAATACGAAGTAGAACGCATTGCCCGGAAAGCATTCGAGGCTGCCCGTACCCGCAAAAAGAAATTATGCTCAGTAGATAAAGCCAACGTATTAGAAGCTTCCCGCTTATGGCGCGAAGTTGTTCAAGAGTTAGCCAAGGAATATCCCGATGTAGAAACAGAACACATGTTCATTGATAATGCGGCCATGCAGCTCATCAAGGATCCGAAACGCTTCGACGTAGTTGTAACAGGTAACTTATTCGGTGATATCCTGACCGATGAGGCTTCCCAGGTAGCCGGCTCGATGGGTATGCTCGCTTCGGCTTCCGTGGGCGACAAGGTCGGGTTCTACGAGCCGATCCACGGTTCCGCGCACGATATCGCCGGGAAAGGGTTAGCGAACCCGCTCGCTTCTATCCTCTCTGCCGCGTTGCTGCTTGATATCTCTTTCGGTTTACAAGAAGAATCGCAAAGGATCATCAAGGCTGTAGATGCAAGTTTACGCCAAGGTTTCCGCACCATGGACATCGCCACCAAGCATACGGAAAATCAATTCTTGCTGGGTACGGAAGCCATGGGATTGAAAGTGATCGAAAACTTAACCTGA
- a CDS encoding ribonucleoside-diphosphate reductase subunit alpha — protein sequence MFVIKRDGRKESVKFDKITARIEKLCYGLNPDYVDAIDVAKKVILGLYDGVTTTELDNLAAETAASLTTKHPDYALLASRIAVSNLHKNTTKSFSKTMKKLYEYIDPKVGKPAPLLSDEVYEIIKKNADTLDSNIIYDRDFAYDYFGFKTLERSYLLKVDGKIAERPQHMIMRVAVGIHKDDIESVIKTYNLMSERWFTHATPTLFNAGTPKPQMSSCFLLSMKDDSIEGIYDTLKQTAKISQSAGGIGLSIHNIRATGSYISGTNGTSNGIIPMLRVFNDTARYVDQGGGKRKGAFAIYLEPWHADVFEFLDLRKNHGKEELRARDLFYALWISDLFMKRVESDGDWSLFCPHEAPGLHETWGPEFEKLYTQYEQEGRARKTVKAQELWFAILEAQIETGNPYLLYKDSANAKSNQQNLGTIKSSNLCTEIIEYTDANEVAVCNLASLALPRFVNEGQFDHERLYEVTYQATVNLNRIIDYNYYPVEEARNSNMRHRPVGLGVQGLADAFILMRLPFESEEAKQLNKEIFETIYFAAMTASKDLAIKEGAYETFAGSPLSKGIMQFDMWGVTPTERWDWATLKDDVVKHGVRNSLLVAPMPTASTSQILGNNECFEPYTSNIYTRRVLSGEFVVVNKHLLKDLVELGLWDNDMKNKIIAANGSIQKINEIPANIKELYKTVWEIKQRTLIDMAADRGAYICQSQSLNLFVDTPSTGKLTSMHFYAWKKGLKTGMYYLRTQAAAQAVQFTVEKQGGQNMEPVVAKSAEGETLEVPEGAVCTMEEGCVTCSA from the coding sequence ATGTTTGTTATTAAAAGAGATGGCCGTAAGGAATCTGTTAAATTTGACAAGATTACGGCACGTATTGAGAAGTTGTGCTACGGATTGAACCCCGATTATGTTGATGCGATAGATGTAGCAAAGAAGGTGATCCTTGGTTTGTACGATGGCGTCACGACCACCGAGTTGGATAACCTCGCTGCCGAAACAGCCGCATCACTCACCACCAAGCATCCGGATTATGCTTTGTTGGCTTCCCGCATCGCGGTAAGTAACTTACACAAGAACACTACGAAGTCGTTTTCCAAAACGATGAAGAAATTATATGAATACATCGATCCTAAAGTGGGCAAACCTGCTCCATTATTAAGTGATGAGGTGTATGAAATCATCAAGAAAAATGCGGATACGCTCGATTCTAATATCATTTATGATCGTGATTTCGCGTACGACTATTTTGGTTTCAAAACTTTGGAACGTTCTTACTTGCTCAAAGTTGACGGTAAGATCGCCGAGCGTCCGCAACATATGATCATGCGCGTGGCTGTTGGCATTCATAAAGATGATATCGAGAGCGTGATCAAAACTTACAACCTGATGTCTGAACGTTGGTTCACGCATGCAACACCTACCTTGTTTAATGCCGGTACCCCTAAACCGCAAATGAGTAGCTGTTTCTTGCTGAGCATGAAAGACGACAGCATCGAAGGTATTTACGATACGCTGAAACAAACAGCCAAAATTTCTCAAAGCGCCGGAGGTATCGGTTTAAGCATTCACAATATCCGTGCTACGGGTTCCTATATCAGTGGTACCAACGGTACTTCCAACGGTATCATCCCGATGTTGCGTGTCTTCAACGACACTGCGCGTTATGTTGACCAAGGTGGTGGCAAGCGTAAAGGCGCTTTCGCTATTTACCTGGAGCCTTGGCATGCCGATGTCTTCGAATTCCTGGACCTGCGTAAAAACCACGGTAAGGAAGAATTACGTGCCCGCGATTTGTTCTATGCACTGTGGATCTCTGACCTATTTATGAAACGTGTGGAGTCTGACGGCGATTGGAGCTTGTTCTGCCCGCATGAAGCACCGGGTTTACACGAAACATGGGGACCGGAATTTGAAAAATTATACACGCAATACGAGCAAGAAGGTCGCGCCCGTAAAACGGTCAAGGCACAGGAGTTATGGTTCGCCATCCTGGAAGCGCAGATCGAGACTGGTAATCCTTACTTGTTATACAAAGATTCTGCAAACGCGAAATCTAACCAGCAAAACCTCGGGACTATCAAGAGTTCTAACCTTTGTACCGAGATCATCGAGTACACGGATGCTAACGAGGTGGCGGTTTGTAACTTGGCATCACTCGCATTGCCCCGCTTCGTGAATGAAGGTCAATTCGATCATGAACGCCTTTACGAAGTAACTTACCAGGCAACAGTTAACCTGAACAGGATCATCGATTATAACTATTATCCTGTTGAAGAAGCCCGCAATTCCAACATGCGTCACCGCCCGGTTGGTTTGGGGGTGCAAGGTTTGGCCGATGCTTTTATCCTGATGCGTTTGCCTTTTGAAAGCGAGGAAGCGAAACAACTCAACAAAGAAATCTTTGAAACGATTTATTTCGCTGCCATGACTGCCTCTAAGGATTTAGCCATCAAAGAAGGCGCATATGAAACATTCGCCGGTTCACCATTGTCTAAAGGAATCATGCAGTTTGACATGTGGGGTGTGACTCCTACTGAAAGATGGGACTGGGCTACGCTTAAAGATGATGTTGTGAAACATGGTGTGCGCAATTCCTTATTGGTAGCGCCGATGCCTACTGCTTCCACTTCGCAAATTTTGGGTAACAATGAATGTTTTGAACCGTATACATCTAATATCTATACCCGCCGAGTATTGAGCGGAGAGTTCGTTGTCGTGAATAAACATTTGTTGAAAGACTTGGTAGAACTCGGTTTGTGGGATAATGATATGAAAAATAAGATCATCGCGGCAAACGGTTCTATCCAAAAAATCAACGAGATACCTGCCAATATCAAGGAATTGTACAAAACTGTTTGGGAAATCAAGCAACGTACCCTGATTGATATGGCTGCTGATCGCGGTGCTTATATCTGCCAATCTCAATCTTTGAACCTCTTTGTTGATACACCTTCTACCGGTAAATTAACTTCTATGCACTTCTACGCTTGGAAGAAAGGCTTGAAAACAGGTATGTACTATTTACGTACGCAAGCTGCTGCACAAGCTGTACAATTTACCGTGGAAAAACAAGGTGGTCAGAACATGGAGCCCGTTGTTGCAAAATCTGCTGAAGGTGAAACCCTTGAGGTGCCTGAAGGCGCAGTATGTACGATGGAGGAAGGTTGTGTAACATGTAGCGCGTAA